A window from Malania oleifera isolate guangnan ecotype guangnan chromosome 7, ASM2987363v1, whole genome shotgun sequence encodes these proteins:
- the LOC131160319 gene encoding probable polyamine oxidase 4 — protein MDSEDSIPDGLLDGSFASHIPRPSSPPSVIVIGGGISGVAAARTLSSASFKVLLLESRDRLGGRIHTDYSFGCPVDMGASWLHGVCNENPLAPLIRRLNLTLYRTSGDNSVLYDHDLESYKLFDMDGRQVPQQMVIEVGDAFKRILEETEKVRNEYSEDMSVLQAISIVLERHPNLRQSGLAHEVLQWYICRMEAWFAADADMISLKTWDQEHVLSGGHGLMLQGYYPIVKALAKNIDVRLNHRVSKIYNGCNKVIVTVEDGKKFVADAVIVTVPVGVLKANLIEFKPKLPEWKVAAISDLGVGNENKIALRFDNVFWPNVELLGIVAPTSYGCGYFLNLHKATGHPVLVYMAAGRFAYDLEKLSNESAANFAMLQLKKMFPDATKPVQYLVSRWGSDPNSLGCYSYDFVGQPEDLYERLRAPLGNLFFGGEAVSMDHQGSVHGAYSAGIMAAQNCQLHLLQRLGNLEMIQLASFRDEILEATVPIQISRI, from the exons ATGGACTCCGAGGACTCCATCCCTGACGGTTTGCTCGACG GTTCCTTTGCCTCCCACATTCCGAGGCCAAGCTCTCCACCTTCTGTTATTGTTATTGGTGGAGGTATTTCGGGTGTAGCTGCAGCACGAACTCTCTCTAGTGCTTCTTTTAAG GTGCTCTTGTTGGAATCACGAGATAGGCTTGGTGGTCGAATACACACCGACTATTCATTTGGCTGTCCTGTTGATATGGGAGCATCATGG CTGCATGGTGTTTGCAATGAGAATCCCTTGGCTCCATTGATACGGCGTCTGAATCTTACATTATACCGTACCAGTGGTGACAACTCTGTGTTATATGACCATGACTTGGAAAG TTACAAGCTTTTTGACATGGATGGTCGTCAAGTTCCCCAACAGATGGTTATTGAAGTTGGAGACGCGTTCAAGAGAATTCTGGAAGAG ACTGAGAAAGTAAGGAATGAATATAGTGAGGACATGTCTGTTCTTCAAGCAATTTCAATTGTGCTGGAAAGGCATCCAAATTTAAG ACAAAGTGGGCTTGCACATGAAGTGTTGCAGTGGTATATATGTAGGATGGAAGCTTGGTTTGCCGCAGACGCAGACATGATATCACTTAAAACCTGGGATCAG GAGCATGTCCTTTCTGGTGGTCATGGACTTATGCTTCAAGGCTATTACCCTATAGTTAAGGCTCTTGCAAAAAACATTGATGTTCGATTGAATCACAG GGTTTCAAAGATATACAATGGGTGTAATAAGGTGATTGTCACAGTTGAGGATGGGAAGAAGTTTGTTGCAGATGCTGTTATTGTGACAGTACCCGTTGGAGTCCTTAAAGCTAATTTGATTGAGTTCAAGCCTAAATTACCAGAGTGGAAGGTTGCTGCAATTTCAGATCTTGGGGTgggcaatgaaaataaaattgccCTACGATTTGATAATGTGTTTTGGCCCAACGTGGAACTGTTAGGTATTGTTGCACCCACATCTTATGGGTGTGGTTATTTTCTGAATCTTCACAAGGCAACAGGCCATCCTGTTCTTGTTTATATGGCTGCGGGCAGGTTTGCTTATGATCTTGAGAAGCTATCCAATGAATCTGCTGCTAATTTTGCAATGCTTCAGCTCAAGAAAATGTTCCCTGATGCAACCAAACCT GTCCAGTATCTTGTATCCCGATGGGGATCTGACCCCAACTCGCTTGGTTGTTACTCGTACGACTTTGTTGGACAACCTGAGGATTTATATGAGAGGCTTCGAGCACCCTTGGGCAATCTCTTCTTTGGAGGCGAAGCAGTCAGCATGGACCACCAAGGATCTGTGCATGGTGCATACTCGGCTGGAATTATGGCTGCTCAAAACTGTCAGTTGCATCTATTGCAGCGACTGGGTAACTTGGAAATGATCCAGCTTGCTTCCTTCCGGGATGAAATTCTGGAAGCCACGGTTCCAATTCAGATCTCAAGGATTTGA